A window of the Blattabacterium cuenoti genome harbors these coding sequences:
- a CDS encoding N5-glutamine methyltransferase family protein, whose amino-acid sequence MESFYKFYRIFQNTLQYLYPEPKELESIFFLLTTHIFQCDKTTILLRLSKKEKINFFTYNQLIKKLWELKNNRPIQYVIGQSYFFGMKFIVNEKVFIPRPETEELVYWILQDQDHKDYNHDTPVQVFDIGTGSGCISITLKKKKPEIIHIFAIDSDQEALDIACKNAKLHNVKITLKNIDILKDVTYIPPKMNKNYVNIIVSNPPYVRLSEKKLLHPNIVQYEPYKALFVPDEDPLIFYKKISFWIKKRLTGIVYVYFEINQFIYLDIIDFMKKIGFLNIEIKKDFQGYFRMVRGVYYANE is encoded by the coding sequence ATGGAATCTTTTTACAAATTTTACCGTATATTTCAAAACACTCTTCAATATTTATATCCAGAACCTAAGGAGTTAGAAAGTATCTTTTTTTTACTCACTACCCATATTTTTCAATGTGATAAAACAACTATTTTATTGCGATTAAGTAAAAAAGAAAAAATAAATTTTTTTACTTACAATCAATTAATAAAAAAATTATGGGAATTAAAAAATAATAGACCCATACAATATGTAATTGGTCAATCCTACTTTTTTGGTATGAAATTCATAGTTAATGAAAAAGTATTCATTCCAAGACCAGAAACGGAAGAACTTGTATACTGGATTCTACAGGATCAGGATCATAAAGATTACAATCATGATACCCCCGTTCAAGTATTTGATATTGGAACAGGAAGCGGATGCATTAGTATTACTTTAAAAAAGAAAAAACCTGAAATTATACACATTTTTGCCATTGATTCTGATCAAGAAGCTCTTGATATAGCTTGTAAAAATGCGAAATTACATAATGTAAAAATTACATTAAAAAACATAGATATCTTGAAAGATGTAACATACATACCCCCAAAAATGAATAAAAATTATGTAAACATTATCGTAAGTAATCCTCCTTATGTAAGACTATCTGAAAAAAAACTCCTACATCCAAATATTGTTCAATATGAACCTTATAAAGCTCTATTTGTTCCTGACGAGGATCCTTTGATTTTTTATAAAAAAATTTCTTTTTGGATCAAAAAAAGACTAACTGGAATTGTTTATGTTTATTTTGAAATAAACCAATTTATCTATTTAGATATTATTGATTTTATGAAAAAAATAGGGTTTCTAAATATAGAAATAAAAAAAGATTTTCAAGGCTATTTCAGAATGGTTCGTGGAGTTTATTACGCAAACGAATAA
- the ligA gene encoding NAD-dependent DNA ligase LigA, translated as MEKIEIEKKIYQLRKKLLKYNDQYYNLDTSVISDYHFDKKLKELSFLEKKYPELQDPTSPTIKIGAEVPKTDYVSTVFHKYKMYSIQNTYSKKELMIWKKKISKSVHSLSFVCEPKYDGVSINLIYKNGFLTNAVTRGDGEQGEDVTKNIKTIKYIPLKLRGNNYPTYIEVRGEIFIPIKSFIEINKQRIKNGQSPYANPRNTASGTLKIQNIQEVRKRDLFCIVFHVVGNNLPFHTQYAAIKYIKYWGFQAPKIARFCRNIKEVFHFIDFWKISKNKLPYQTDGIVIKVNEYQKQSLLGFTNKYPRWAIAYKFRQKLSETKLLSIAFQVGRTGIITPVANVVPLLISGTIIKRVALYNDSFIRKMGIHYGDTLLLEKGGDIIPKVTEINIKKRLNKTVPVFFLKKCPSCNSILTKRNELFYCTNQNCFSQRIEKITHFVSVMNIKKIGEKMIHKLYKKGFLYSFYDLYELKKKELLQIDGIKEKLACGILNNIEKSKANPYCRVLFALGIPHVGEYISKKLTDNFSEINSLIHANYNYLISIPGIGKKIAKSIITYFSITEHQSIVKMLVKYGLHVSKYPKYPMIQKYSLIEGKSFVFTGKLSCMTRNEAKNIVEFLGGIVYNTVNKKINFIVVGKNFGSKLKKSMKKNHVKILTEHIFLDMLQKEKNKK; from the coding sequence ATGGAAAAAATAGAAATAGAAAAAAAAATATATCAACTTAGAAAAAAATTGTTAAAATATAATGATCAATATTATAATTTGGATACTTCCGTGATATCAGATTATCATTTCGATAAAAAATTAAAAGAATTATCTTTTTTAGAGAAAAAATATCCTGAATTACAGGATCCGACTTCTCCTACAATAAAAATAGGAGCAGAAGTCCCTAAAACAGACTATGTTTCTACTGTTTTTCATAAATACAAAATGTACTCTATTCAAAATACCTATTCTAAAAAAGAATTGATGATTTGGAAAAAAAAAATCAGTAAATCAGTTCATTCTTTATCTTTTGTATGTGAACCAAAATATGATGGAGTATCTATTAATTTGATTTATAAAAACGGATTTTTAACAAATGCGGTTACTCGTGGTGATGGAGAACAAGGAGAAGATGTCACAAAAAATATAAAAACGATAAAATATATTCCTTTAAAATTAAGAGGGAATAACTATCCTACATATATTGAGGTACGTGGAGAAATTTTTATTCCTATAAAGAGTTTTATAGAAATTAATAAACAACGTATCAAAAATGGACAATCCCCTTATGCCAATCCAAGAAATACGGCTAGTGGAACACTGAAAATTCAGAATATACAAGAAGTACGTAAAAGAGATTTATTTTGTATAGTATTTCATGTTGTAGGAAATAATTTACCTTTTCATACACAATATGCAGCTATAAAATACATAAAATATTGGGGATTTCAAGCTCCGAAAATAGCACGTTTTTGTAGGAACATAAAAGAAGTTTTCCATTTTATAGACTTTTGGAAGATAAGTAAAAATAAACTCCCTTATCAGACAGACGGAATAGTAATTAAAGTCAATGAATATCAAAAACAATCCCTTTTAGGATTTACCAATAAATATCCACGTTGGGCTATTGCTTACAAGTTTAGACAAAAATTGTCTGAAACCAAATTATTAAGTATAGCCTTTCAAGTAGGACGTACGGGAATCATTACTCCTGTAGCCAATGTAGTGCCTCTTTTAATTTCTGGAACCATAATCAAAAGAGTCGCACTTTATAATGATAGTTTCATACGAAAAATGGGAATTCATTATGGAGATACACTTTTATTAGAAAAAGGAGGGGATATTATTCCAAAAGTCACAGAAATAAACATCAAAAAAAGATTGAATAAAACCGTTCCTGTATTTTTTTTAAAAAAATGTCCATCATGTAATAGCATTTTAACAAAAAGAAATGAATTATTCTACTGTACTAATCAAAACTGTTTCTCTCAAAGAATAGAAAAAATAACACACTTTGTAAGTGTTATGAACATAAAAAAGATTGGAGAAAAAATGATACATAAACTATACAAAAAAGGTTTTTTATATAGTTTTTATGATTTATATGAATTGAAAAAAAAAGAATTACTTCAAATTGATGGAATCAAAGAAAAATTGGCATGTGGAATTTTGAATAATATAGAAAAATCTAAAGCAAATCCCTATTGCAGAGTATTATTTGCTTTAGGAATTCCTCATGTAGGAGAATATATTTCCAAAAAATTAACAGATAATTTTTCTGAAATCAATTCTTTAATACATGCAAATTACAATTATTTAATTTCTATTCCTGGTATAGGAAAAAAAATTGCAAAAAGTATCATTACTTATTTTTCAATTACGGAACATCAATCCATAGTTAAGATGCTTGTAAAATATGGATTACATGTTTCTAAATATCCTAAATATCCTATGATACAAAAGTATTCTTTGATTGAAGGAAAATCTTTTGTATTTACAGGAAAATTATCTTGTATGACCCGTAATGAAGCTAAAAATATAGTAGAATTTTTAGGTGGAATAGTATATAATACTGTAAATAAAAAAATTAATTTCATAGTAGTTGGAAAAAATTTTGGTTCCAAATTAAAAAAAAGTATGAAAAAAAATCACGTAAAAATTTTGACAGAACATATTTTTTTGGATATGCTTCAAAAAGAAAAAAATAAAAAATAA
- the lon gene encoding endopeptidase La, protein MLLKNIFTESGFESEAEFIPLMSQDEEDQLLKDDIPEQLCILTVKNMVLYSGIVFPIIAGKSGSIQLLQDAYGLDKTVGVLTQKNSGIENLSEKDLYSIGTVAKILKLLKMPDGNTTVILQGKRRFKVNRFIQNDPYFKAEIIALEENKPSCKDKEYLALVESIKEIAIKIIQDNPNIPSEASIAIRNIESPSFLINFVAANMNLATRDKQKLLEYDDLKKRAMETLRFLNVEHQQIKLKNDIQSRVRSDMDQQQREYFLHQQIKAIQEELGDISYEKEIDEMRAKASRKKWPKEAKKQFDRELLKMQRTNPQMPEYTVQRNYLELMIDLPWGRYSKDSFDLEYAQKILDRDHYGLEKVKERIIEYLAVLKLRGDMRSPILCFYGPPGVGKTSLGRSIATALKRKYVRISLGGLHDESEIRGHRRTYIGAMPGRLLQSIRKVGTSNPVFVIDEIDKMGIGTNGDPSSAMLEVLDPEQNTSFYDNFLEMGYDLSKVLFIATANSLSHIQPALIDRMEVIEMNGYTVEEKTQIVKKHILPKQLKENGLKKSDLVLGTKQIEKVIESYTRESGLRTLEKHIAKLARYVAKHIAMNKKYVKHLSIEKIENILGIPNDPDRYEENNVPGVVTGLAWTHFGGDILYIESSLSKGKGHLSITGNLGEVMKESATIALQYIKAHYKEFNIDPIMFEEKNVHVHVPEGAVPKDGPSAGITMLTSLVSSFTKRKLRPHLAMTGEITLRGKVLPVGGIKEKILAAKRANIKEIILSQDNKKDVEEIKPEHLKGLTFDYVRNMNDVIHLSLL, encoded by the coding sequence ATGTTATTAAAAAATATATTTACAGAATCTGGATTCGAGTCTGAAGCTGAGTTTATTCCCTTAATGAGTCAAGACGAAGAAGATCAGTTACTTAAAGACGATATCCCTGAACAACTATGTATCTTAACAGTAAAAAATATGGTTTTGTATTCTGGAATCGTTTTTCCAATTATAGCAGGAAAAAGTGGATCCATCCAATTGTTACAAGATGCTTATGGATTAGATAAAACAGTTGGAGTATTAACACAAAAAAATTCTGGAATAGAAAACCTTAGTGAAAAAGATTTGTATTCTATTGGAACAGTTGCTAAAATATTGAAATTATTGAAAATGCCTGATGGAAATACCACCGTTATTTTGCAGGGAAAAAGAAGATTTAAAGTCAATCGTTTTATTCAAAATGATCCATATTTTAAAGCAGAAATTATAGCGTTAGAAGAAAATAAACCTTCCTGTAAGGATAAAGAATACCTTGCTTTAGTAGAATCTATAAAGGAAATAGCTATAAAAATTATTCAAGATAACCCTAATATTCCATCAGAAGCAAGCATTGCTATTCGTAATATAGAAAGTCCTTCTTTTTTAATAAATTTTGTAGCAGCTAATATGAATTTAGCTACTAGAGATAAGCAAAAATTGTTAGAATACGATGATTTGAAAAAAAGAGCAATGGAAACATTGCGTTTTCTAAACGTAGAACATCAACAAATTAAATTAAAAAACGATATTCAATCCCGTGTTCGTAGTGATATGGATCAGCAACAAAGAGAATATTTTTTGCATCAGCAGATTAAAGCCATACAAGAAGAACTAGGAGATATATCTTATGAAAAAGAAATAGATGAAATGAGAGCTAAAGCTTCCAGAAAAAAATGGCCAAAGGAAGCAAAAAAACAGTTTGATAGGGAATTGCTAAAAATGCAAAGAACTAATCCTCAAATGCCAGAATATACGGTACAAAGAAATTATCTGGAATTAATGATTGATCTTCCTTGGGGAAGATACTCAAAAGATAGTTTTGATTTAGAATATGCACAAAAAATATTAGACAGAGATCACTATGGACTGGAAAAAGTAAAAGAACGTATTATAGAGTATTTAGCTGTATTAAAATTAAGGGGAGATATGCGTTCTCCTATTTTATGTTTTTACGGTCCACCTGGAGTCGGTAAAACTTCTTTGGGGAGATCTATAGCTACTGCATTGAAAAGAAAATACGTTCGTATTTCTTTGGGAGGATTGCATGATGAATCAGAAATCAGGGGACACAGAAGGACTTATATAGGAGCCATGCCTGGTCGGCTATTACAATCTATTCGAAAAGTAGGAACTTCAAATCCCGTTTTTGTTATAGACGAAATAGATAAAATGGGGATAGGGACAAATGGTGATCCTTCTTCTGCCATGTTAGAAGTTTTAGATCCGGAACAAAATACCTCATTTTACGATAATTTTTTAGAAATGGGTTACGATTTATCAAAAGTATTATTTATTGCTACAGCAAATTCTCTTTCCCATATTCAACCAGCTCTAATAGATAGAATGGAAGTTATAGAAATGAATGGATATACTGTAGAAGAAAAAACGCAAATTGTAAAAAAACACATATTACCTAAACAATTGAAGGAAAATGGGTTAAAAAAATCAGATTTAGTACTTGGGACGAAACAAATAGAAAAAGTAATTGAAAGTTATACAAGAGAATCTGGATTGAGAACTTTGGAAAAACATATTGCTAAATTAGCACGTTATGTCGCTAAACATATCGCCATGAACAAAAAATATGTAAAGCATTTGAGTATTGAAAAAATAGAAAACATTCTTGGAATTCCAAATGATCCAGATCGTTATGAAGAAAATAATGTTCCAGGTGTGGTAACTGGTTTAGCTTGGACTCATTTTGGGGGAGATATTTTATATATTGAATCTAGTTTATCTAAAGGGAAAGGACATTTAAGTATTACTGGTAATTTAGGTGAGGTTATGAAAGAATCTGCAACAATTGCTTTGCAATATATTAAAGCTCATTATAAAGAATTTAACATAGACCCTATAATGTTTGAAGAAAAAAATGTCCATGTTCATGTTCCTGAAGGAGCAGTTCCTAAAGATGGCCCATCTGCAGGAATAACAATGTTAACATCTCTAGTATCAAGTTTTACTAAAAGAAAGTTAAGGCCTCATCTAGCTATGACAGGAGAAATAACTCTAAGAGGTAAAGTTCTTCCTGTTGGTGGAATTAAAGAAAAAATTCTAGCAGCTAAACGTGCTAATATTAAAGAAATTATTCTTTCACAGGATAATAAAAAAGATGTAGAGGAAATTAAACCCGAACACTTAAAAGGATTAACCTTTGATTATGTTAGAAATATGAATGATGTGATTCATTTATCTTTGTTGTAA
- the lysA gene encoding diaminopimelate decarboxylase, with product MMHELKNKSTPVHREYLIQLAKKYGTPLYVYDSCKIKKQYIKMKNAFSGIKNLIINYACKANTNLNILKFLQKLGSGLDTVSIQEVELGLKAGFHPKRIIFTPNCVSIQEIKKAVGFGVRINLDNLSILEQFGEYYPDYAIGIRINPHIMAGGNYKISVGHIDSKFGISYYQIPHMKRILKNTGLKIEGFHMHTGSDISNVKAFLAGAKVLFQTAIDFPNLDYIDFGSGFKVPYTKNDIKTDLNYLSYYITEKFEDFCKTYGSKITLIFEPGKFIVSESGYFLVSVNVIKHTTSTVFAGVDSGFNHFLRPMFYDAYHCIENISNPNGRFRFYTVVGYICESDTFGFNRKVKEIREGDILCIKNAGAYCFSMSSNYNSRYRPSEVMIFKGKDFLIRKRETMQDLLRNIVDIHM from the coding sequence ATGATGCATGAATTAAAAAATAAGAGCACCCCAGTTCATAGAGAATACTTAATTCAACTCGCAAAAAAATATGGAACTCCACTTTACGTATACGATTCTTGCAAAATAAAGAAACAATATATAAAGATGAAAAATGCTTTTAGTGGTATAAAAAATTTAATCATTAATTATGCCTGTAAAGCTAATACTAATCTGAATATATTAAAATTTTTGCAAAAATTGGGAAGTGGATTAGACACCGTGTCTATTCAAGAAGTAGAACTAGGATTAAAAGCAGGTTTTCATCCTAAAAGAATTATATTCACACCTAATTGTGTTTCTATTCAAGAAATAAAAAAGGCTGTTGGTTTCGGAGTTAGAATAAATCTAGATAATTTGTCCATTTTAGAACAATTTGGAGAATATTACCCTGATTATGCAATAGGAATCAGAATTAATCCGCATATTATGGCGGGAGGAAATTATAAAATTTCAGTAGGACATATTGATTCTAAATTTGGTATTTCTTATTATCAAATTCCTCATATGAAAAGAATATTAAAAAATACAGGACTTAAAATAGAAGGATTTCATATGCATACAGGATCTGATATATCAAATGTGAAAGCCTTTTTAGCAGGAGCTAAAGTATTATTTCAAACAGCTATTGATTTTCCCAATCTTGATTATATTGATTTTGGAAGTGGTTTTAAAGTTCCATACACAAAAAATGATATAAAAACGGATCTTAATTATTTAAGTTACTATATTACAGAAAAATTTGAAGATTTTTGTAAAACTTATGGAAGTAAAATTACTTTAATATTTGAACCAGGTAAATTTATAGTTAGTGAATCTGGATATTTTTTAGTTAGTGTAAATGTCATTAAACATACTACTTCTACTGTATTTGCTGGAGTGGATTCAGGATTTAATCATTTTCTTCGTCCTATGTTTTATGATGCTTATCACTGTATTGAAAATATTTCGAATCCCAATGGTCGTTTTCGTTTTTACACAGTGGTGGGATATATTTGCGAATCGGATACCTTTGGGTTTAATAGAAAAGTTAAAGAAATCCGTGAAGGAGATATTTTATGCATTAAAAATGCGGGAGCTTACTGTTTTTCTATGTCTTCTAATTATAATTCTCGTTATAGACCTTCTGAAGTTATGATTTTTAAGGGAAAAGATTTTCTTATAAGAAAAAGAGAAACGATGCAAGATCTTCTTAGAAACATAGTGGACATACACATGTAA
- the metG gene encoding methionine--tRNA ligase yields MKKSNKYTVTAALPYANGPIHIGHLAGVYFPADVFVRYLRRNKIDVIFICGSDEHGVPIAMQAKKEKKTPQKIVNKYHYMIKDCFNNFGIQFDNYSRTSTKIHHEISTSFFKKLNEKKKIFEKESEQYYDKKAKQFLADRYISGTCPHCKNEEAYGDQCENCGRALIPEDLIYPKSTISGSFPVLKKTKHWYFPLNQYQKFLEKWILINHKKDWKVNVYGQAKSWLDQGLKPRAITRDLNWGVPVPQYKGKVLYVWFEAPIGYISATIEWAKQKKIDWKPYWKDENTKLIQFIGKDNIVFHCIIFPVILKACNSGYILPDQILANEFLHLENKKISTSKNWAVWGHEYLKDFPNQQDPLRYILIDNMPEKKDNNFNWKNFQRKNNTELVAILGNFVNRSLTLIQKYNKGMVPHPEMLSIKDKNILTKIKDYPEHIGNLIESYQFRESLACFMDLARLGNKYLTEEEPWNKKKEKRVNTILYVSLQIVGMLAQLSEPFLPYTAKKLLDMLRLKTFFWNKIKNIKEILCPGHVLGKTTFLFKKISNKSIEKQMKKLKKYSHSN; encoded by the coding sequence ATGAAAAAATCAAATAAATATACAGTTACTGCTGCTTTACCTTATGCAAATGGACCAATTCATATAGGACATTTGGCAGGAGTTTATTTTCCTGCAGATGTTTTTGTTCGTTATCTTAGACGAAATAAAATAGATGTTATTTTTATATGTGGATCGGATGAACATGGAGTCCCTATTGCTATGCAAGCTAAAAAAGAAAAAAAAACTCCTCAAAAAATAGTGAATAAGTATCATTATATGATTAAAGATTGTTTTAATAATTTTGGGATACAGTTTGATAACTATTCCAGGACCTCTACAAAAATTCATCACGAAATTTCTACTTCTTTTTTTAAAAAACTTAATGAAAAAAAAAAAATTTTTGAAAAAGAATCTGAACAATATTATGATAAAAAAGCTAAACAATTTTTAGCAGATCGGTATATATCAGGGACATGTCCTCATTGCAAAAATGAAGAAGCTTATGGAGATCAATGCGAAAATTGTGGAAGGGCGTTAATCCCTGAAGATTTAATATATCCCAAATCGACTATAAGTGGAAGCTTTCCAGTTTTGAAAAAAACTAAACATTGGTACTTTCCTTTAAATCAATATCAAAAATTCTTGGAAAAATGGATTTTAATTAATCATAAAAAAGATTGGAAAGTTAATGTATATGGACAAGCAAAATCTTGGTTAGATCAAGGATTAAAACCTCGTGCTATAACAAGAGATTTAAATTGGGGAGTTCCTGTTCCCCAGTATAAAGGAAAAGTTCTGTATGTATGGTTTGAAGCCCCTATAGGATATATTTCTGCTACTATAGAATGGGCTAAACAAAAAAAAATAGATTGGAAACCTTATTGGAAAGATGAAAATACAAAATTAATTCAGTTTATAGGAAAAGATAATATTGTTTTTCACTGCATTATTTTTCCAGTTATACTTAAAGCATGTAATAGTGGGTATATCCTTCCAGATCAAATATTAGCTAATGAATTTCTTCATTTGGAAAATAAAAAAATATCTACTTCTAAAAATTGGGCAGTATGGGGGCATGAATATTTAAAAGATTTTCCAAATCAACAGGATCCCCTTCGTTATATTCTCATAGATAATATGCCTGAAAAAAAAGATAATAATTTTAATTGGAAGAATTTTCAAAGGAAAAATAATACTGAATTGGTTGCTATATTAGGAAATTTTGTCAATAGAAGTCTAACTTTAATACAAAAGTACAATAAAGGCATGGTTCCTCATCCTGAAATGTTGTCTATAAAGGATAAAAATATTTTAACAAAAATTAAAGATTATCCAGAACATATAGGAAACTTAATTGAATCCTATCAATTTCGAGAATCTTTAGCATGTTTTATGGATTTAGCTAGACTAGGAAACAAATATTTAACAGAAGAAGAACCTTGGAATAAAAAAAAAGAAAAACGTGTCAATACCATACTTTATGTATCGCTGCAAATTGTTGGTATGTTAGCTCAATTATCAGAACCTTTTCTTCCATATACGGCAAAAAAATTGTTAGACATGCTTCGTTTGAAAACTTTTTTTTGGAATAAAATAAAAAACATAAAAGAAATTTTATGTCCAGGACATGTGTTAGGTAAGACTACATTTTTATTTAAAAAAATAAGCAACAAAAGTATTGAAAAACAAATGAAAAAACTGAAAAAATATAGTCATTCTAATTAA
- a CDS encoding 5'-3' exonuclease, whose product MNNNNKKLFLIDAYPLIYQSYYAYIHNPLFTSKGLNTSPIINFTYFLMNTLNNEKPSYMATIFDTSEGTSFRKKEYDKYKAHRKKTPEAICIAIPYIIKILKTFKISFFYAPNGYEADDFIGTIAKKAENKGYIIYIITLDKDFFQLITENIKVYIPPFKGNTKKILGIEEIKRKFGVNHPKQVIDLWSMMGDYSDNIPGLPGIGIKNAIRFIQKYGSIEKLLNSTHDLNGKIKKNIEKNKYLGLLSKKLITIVTNIPFFSFHEEKFYVKKPNWDSIKKIFGELEFIRLLKKAHEYYIFKTIKTKE is encoded by the coding sequence ATGAATAATAATAATAAAAAATTATTTTTAATTGACGCATATCCTCTTATTTATCAAAGTTATTATGCTTATATACATAATCCCCTTTTCACTTCTAAAGGGCTCAATACCTCTCCTATCATAAATTTCACATATTTTTTAATGAACACATTAAATAATGAAAAGCCATCCTATATGGCAACTATTTTTGATACCAGTGAAGGAACTTCTTTTAGAAAAAAAGAATATGACAAGTATAAAGCGCATAGAAAAAAAACACCGGAAGCTATTTGCATAGCTATTCCTTATATTATAAAAATTTTAAAAACCTTTAAAATTTCTTTTTTTTATGCTCCCAACGGATATGAGGCCGATGATTTTATCGGAACAATAGCTAAAAAAGCGGAAAATAAAGGATATATTATTTATATAATCACTTTAGATAAAGATTTTTTTCAACTGATAACGGAAAATATTAAAGTTTATATTCCACCTTTTAAAGGAAATACAAAAAAAATTTTAGGAATAGAAGAAATTAAAAGAAAATTTGGAGTGAATCATCCAAAACAAGTTATAGATTTATGGAGTATGATGGGAGATTATTCTGATAATATACCAGGATTACCAGGTATTGGAATAAAAAATGCTATCAGATTTATTCAAAAATATGGAAGTATTGAAAAATTATTAAATTCAACTCATGATCTTAACGGAAAAATTAAAAAAAATATTGAAAAAAATAAATATTTAGGTCTTTTATCAAAAAAATTAATTACTATCGTTACTAATATTCCCTTTTTTTCTTTTCATGAAGAAAAATTTTATGTTAAAAAACCAAATTGGGATTCCATAAAAAAAATATTTGGGGAACTTGAATTTATAAGATTGTTAAAAAAAGCTCATGAATATTATATATTTAAAACAATTAAAACGAAAGAATAA
- a CDS encoding porin has translation MKIKKTKIIFLIIFLGFLYPSHSFSEIIKQKNTTDENSHFNMFLDFSSSINSTVKKEFSEGSRFSEDYLNLEVIGKATDKISYRFTKQFKKTENFEMIDLAYLKYKWNDKLYFLVGKQPFSFGSMEYANNFYEHAYRYPHVYKNKENSVGFSFIYLPIKDHEFQFQIINGIKNKEVNVVQIKNHEVNHPMGYSVNWNWSLLNNNKKIIQNRWSYSIFQENEKKKFWKLLALGSKLNWKPFSIEADYIFSDEDIEKNGEVTKILRSLNNDYSHIASVKYGTYLVKLKYNFIPKWNLIAKGVYEIGTSKEGINDILGENQLFQKTYTYYGGVEFLPIIKNDDLSFHLSYQNQRVNYSLDQMKKENNNNHFIILGLSYRVKMI, from the coding sequence ATGAAAATAAAAAAAACAAAAATTATTTTTCTTATTATTTTTTTAGGATTTCTTTATCCTTCTCATAGTTTTTCAGAAATTATAAAACAAAAAAACACAACAGATGAAAATTCTCATTTTAACATGTTTTTAGATTTCTCTAGTAGTATTAATTCTACAGTAAAAAAAGAATTTTCTGAAGGTTCTCGTTTTTCTGAAGACTATTTAAATTTGGAAGTGATAGGAAAGGCCACTGATAAAATCAGTTATCGTTTTACAAAACAGTTTAAAAAAACAGAAAATTTTGAAATGATTGATTTAGCTTATTTAAAATATAAGTGGAACGATAAACTTTATTTTTTGGTTGGAAAACAACCTTTTTCTTTTGGAAGTATGGAATATGCTAATAATTTCTATGAACACGCATACCGTTATCCGCATGTATACAAGAATAAGGAGAATTCTGTTGGATTCAGTTTTATTTATCTTCCGATAAAAGATCATGAATTCCAATTTCAAATTATCAATGGTATAAAAAATAAAGAAGTAAATGTGGTTCAAATAAAAAATCATGAAGTGAATCATCCTATGGGATATTCTGTGAATTGGAATTGGAGTTTATTAAATAATAATAAAAAAATCATTCAAAACAGATGGTCCTATTCTATTTTTCAAGAAAATGAGAAGAAAAAATTTTGGAAATTATTAGCTTTAGGTAGCAAATTAAATTGGAAACCTTTTTCTATAGAAGCAGACTATATATTTAGTGATGAAGACATAGAAAAAAATGGGGAAGTAACAAAAATTTTACGATCATTGAATAATGATTATTCCCATATTGCCTCTGTAAAATATGGAACTTATTTAGTAAAATTAAAATACAACTTTATTCCAAAATGGAATTTGATTGCTAAAGGAGTATATGAAATAGGAACCTCTAAAGAAGGAATCAATGATATTTTGGGAGAGAATCAATTGTTTCAAAAAACATATACTTATTATGGAGGTGTAGAATTTCTTCCTATCATAAAAAATGATGATCTTAGTTTTCATCTTTCGTATCAAAACCAAAGAGTAAATTACAGTTTAGATCAAATGAAAAAAGAAAATAATAATAATCATTTTATCATTTTAGGATTAAGTTATCGTGTAAAAATGATTTAA